The following proteins come from a genomic window of Acinonyx jubatus isolate Ajub_Pintada_27869175 chromosome C1, VMU_Ajub_asm_v1.0, whole genome shotgun sequence:
- the BOK gene encoding bcl-2-related ovarian killer protein isoform X1: protein MEVLRRSSVFAAEIMDAFDRSPTDKELVAQAKALGREFVHARLLRAGLAWNAPERAAPAPGGRLAEVCAVLLRLGDELELIRPSIYRNVARQLNISLQSETVVTDAFLAVAAQIFSAGHLEPLEHPLPAPPPAPSNHRPASVSMDLPILDVVRNRFIQRITWGKVVSLYSVAAGLAVDCVRQAQPAMVHAIVDCLGEFVRKTLAPWLRRRGGWTDVLKCVVSTEPGFRSHWLVAALCSFGRFLKAAFFVLLPER, encoded by the exons ATGGAGGTGCTGCGGCGCTCCTCGGTCTTCGCCGCCGAGATCATGGACGCCTTTGACCGCTCGCCCACCGACAAGGAGCTGGTGGCCCAGGCCAAGGCGCTCGGCCGGGAGTTCGTGCATGCGCGACTGCTGCGCGCCGGCCTCGCCTGGAACGCGCCCGAACGCGCCGCTCCCGCCCCCGGAGGCCGCCTGGCGGAGGTGTGCGCGGTGCTGCTGCGCCTGG GAGATGAGCTGGAGCTGATCCGGCCCAGTATCTACCGCAACGTGGCTCGTCAGCTGAACATCTCCCTGCAGTCTGAGACAGTGGTGACCGATGCCTTCCTGGCCGTGGCAGCACAAATCTTCTCCGCAG GACACTTGGAGCCCCTTgagcaccccctccccgcccctcccccggcccccagcaACCACCGACCTGCgtctgtctccatggatttacCCATTCTGGACGTTGTGCGTAACAGATTCATACAGC gCATCACGTGGGGCAAGGTGGTGTCCCTGTACTCAGTGGCTGCGGGGCTGGCCGTAGACTGTGTGCGGCAGGCCCAGCCCGCCATGGTCCACGCTATCGTCGACTGCCTCGGGGAGTTTGTGCGCAAGACCCTGGCGCCCTGGCTGCGGAGGCGCGGCGgatgg aCCGATGTCCTCAAGTGTGTGGTCAGCACCGAGCCCGGCTTCCGCTCACACTGGCTGGTGGCCGCACTCTGCAGCTTCGGCCGCTTCCTGAAGGCCGCCTTCTTCGTGCTGTTGCCAGAGAGATGA
- the BOK gene encoding bcl-2-related ovarian killer protein isoform X2, with amino-acid sequence MEVLRRSSVFAAEIMDAFDRSPTDKELVAQAKALGREFVHARLLRAGLAWNAPERAAPAPGGRLAEVCAVLLRLGDELELIRPSIYRNVARQLNISLQSETVVTDAFLAVAAQIFSAGITWGKVVSLYSVAAGLAVDCVRQAQPAMVHAIVDCLGEFVRKTLAPWLRRRGGWTDVLKCVVSTEPGFRSHWLVAALCSFGRFLKAAFFVLLPER; translated from the exons ATGGAGGTGCTGCGGCGCTCCTCGGTCTTCGCCGCCGAGATCATGGACGCCTTTGACCGCTCGCCCACCGACAAGGAGCTGGTGGCCCAGGCCAAGGCGCTCGGCCGGGAGTTCGTGCATGCGCGACTGCTGCGCGCCGGCCTCGCCTGGAACGCGCCCGAACGCGCCGCTCCCGCCCCCGGAGGCCGCCTGGCGGAGGTGTGCGCGGTGCTGCTGCGCCTGG GAGATGAGCTGGAGCTGATCCGGCCCAGTATCTACCGCAACGTGGCTCGTCAGCTGAACATCTCCCTGCAGTCTGAGACAGTGGTGACCGATGCCTTCCTGGCCGTGGCAGCACAAATCTTCTCCGCAG gCATCACGTGGGGCAAGGTGGTGTCCCTGTACTCAGTGGCTGCGGGGCTGGCCGTAGACTGTGTGCGGCAGGCCCAGCCCGCCATGGTCCACGCTATCGTCGACTGCCTCGGGGAGTTTGTGCGCAAGACCCTGGCGCCCTGGCTGCGGAGGCGCGGCGgatgg aCCGATGTCCTCAAGTGTGTGGTCAGCACCGAGCCCGGCTTCCGCTCACACTGGCTGGTGGCCGCACTCTGCAGCTTCGGCCGCTTCCTGAAGGCCGCCTTCTTCGTGCTGTTGCCAGAGAGATGA